The Vespula vulgaris chromosome 3, iyVesVulg1.1, whole genome shotgun sequence DNA window AATGTCTAGAagttctaattttttcttttatttaacattttattttcgcttTCTTAAAACGtacaagatttctttttttaaaattataatcgtgaaataatttcttttgatataataacGTGAAATTCGCgaagataatatttcatcaaaaattaatcaaaatatcagatcttcgaaaaattattatcaaaaaaaattgCAGAGATTATCAATAACTgtagatataagaaaatgataatttctaatcgctagaaaatacatacaaaacacacgtatatatgtatatgataaatTGAAGTTTCGTATACTCACGAAGTTTTCTACTATATTGTACGTATATCGAATGTCGACAGCTGGTAGTGATGGCCTTTGGCTACTTTCAGTATGCTCCGAATTTTACTGCGATACggtgtaatttattttttatgcagACAAATGCATGATCCACTCTCCGTGATTTTCCGTAATAGACTGCGCGATAAATGAAAGATCACTCGTGGAATGtacagaaaaatttataaatatcatcgaAAAAGATTTGATTTATCGTGGCAGTGCTGATAAATATGAATTTGCAAACACTTTTCCAAGATTTCAATCCAAGGTAATCCTTCTTGTCTTAGTATTTAGATCTCGAACTTATTCTAAATTTATCAGTCAGTTCTTTGTGATACGTTTATGTGAATATCAGTCAAGGAAAAGATTATTTCTACTgtgtttaaataatatcgtgggatatacaaaaatataaatatttaatctgtATGTTGcataattttaacaattacaacaataattacaaatgataaagtagaaaaataattatgcagtaaaattcattatttatacattttttattttattttatagcaaATTTTTAGTGTACTCATGTTTGATGATATTTACTGCTTTGTTCGCTCTTCGATTGGATGGTTTCATAGAATGGAGCTACTGGACAATATTTAGCCCAATTTGGTTTTGGAAAGGTATGGTAATATTGGGTGCTACCATTGGAAGTTACGTATGGTGGAGACATCCACATTCGAGATTGGAAGGAGATGCCTATGTTCATTATAAGGCTATGTTGATTACTTTGGCATTACATTTGATCTTGTTAATGTTCGAATTATTAGTATGTGACAAACTGGAGTCTGATAGGCATTTATGGATATTAGTGTTTATACCACTGATTTTCATCTCTGTTGTATCTATAGCtgtaagtattatttatttgtttatttagttACTACagactatatttatatatcgactattattatctttttattttaggtTTGCATTTGGGCTGTGAAACACGATAGGTCTTTTGAACTTGAACTCTTCTGTGCAGTCAAtgtattacaatttattttcttggcACTAAGATTAGATGGCTTTATAACTTGGAGTTGGGAGGTGGTATTTGTACCTCTTTGGGCACTTCTTTGTTTGTCTCTAGTTGCTGTTCTATATGCGATAGTGTTTGCTGCTGTTTTATTAAGAACACCTCAAATTAATGCAAGGCAAAGGCGGACATCTTTAAATTCAGCGCTAGCATATACATTTCTCGTGGTTCCAATTTTAGTATTTCAAGtgagtaataagaaaatgaatattatatgtcgatcgattaatattaaatttttaaaatgatctattgttttattttattaggtACTGTTAGCGAATAAATTGGATGGTGACATTTCTCTAAATTATACGACAGTGGCAATGCCTCTTCTCATATCTCACATGACACTTATCTTCATGTCTTTTGGAGCGAAAGGAGGAAATAGATGTAAGGAATGTAATCGTACTTAAACATTTGTAAATCTTTAGTCAATCTGTATAAAcatactttcattttttataggGTGGTTTGGTATTAGAAAGGACTTCTGCCATTTTCTGTTAAGCCTATGTCCATTGCTTCAAGAATATGGTAACATTTCTTATCAACCAAGAGGTGATCAAGATCAACCACCATCTGAACCAATGGTTAgtgaaaagaatgagaaacacATCAAGAAAATCGACCTAACAAAACCTGTAGTGCCTATAATTTCCATAGACATACCTGATTGATCAAGTTGGCctaggtatacatatatgtttataatcccatttacatatattagaTTAATATTTCCAAGTTAACACGCTTTACATTAAATTACAGAATTTATCTTGAACATTAATACATTCTCTTCAATGTTACTGGTTGGTTCACATACCACGTATGTAACATGAAATAGAGAGGTGggtatataattgtatattaaattataaatacaaaattgttattttcgCTACACTagatcttataaaaaattgttattgttaGTTTAACATGCGCCAGGGCAATCGTGATGATCATGTTATGCATCTTGttattgaaaattgaaatttaaacaTGTTCAAAAGGACattgtttgttttatataatacaaattagaAAGATAATTATGTTGTCCCTATTTGAAATAAAGGGTGGAACGAATTTatgttttcataaaaattgaaGTAATTGGCtcctaaaatatattataatttaattgttatgGTGCTCAATATGATAATGATTTTAAGTCTATCTTAGCTTCTGCATATTTGATCACTTAATTTGTGCTTAGCATAAGTAATTGACCCGTCCATTTGTTTCAATAATTCTGTTTTAAAATGTAAGTCTTTTTTcctaataatttatcttttcttgtctatcaattgtaaattatattatgataatataatatagttgGCCTgtgttgaaaataatatatatgtaaatcaaTGCATTAATTACAATAAGTATGTCTACGATGGTGCTAAAAATCGATTGTGGTATATTGTAATGATAAAACGCTTAAAAATTTGATCATTTGCAATTATTGCTGCAactcatttttcatttttctgaaaaaattttgttttgatCAAATAGGTAGCTACATATTAAAGagcaaataattattatatatagtatatatttaccGATACAAAGTGGGTTGAAGCAgacattaataaaaacatctttcttagaatatttttcataatcatcCGTtacaaatgatatatttttaaataagtttAACAGTCAGTTTCTATTGATATCTAGTAGAAGTATGTGATGTAcccataaatacatatatattttcagtaaaaattatttaaattctatattacATTATGTCTTCAAAAGTGTCAAAAACACagtacaaaaattataacacATACGATTGTTCacagtataaatatatatatatatatatatatatatatatatatatatatatatatatatatatatatataacagacacatatttatatttgcgtAACATGGACATCATGAAATTTTTGTAACAATGTGTTCCTGCAACATTGCAAAAAGTGCAATAttgcataatatatacaattcgCGGTTGTGATACACAAAGttctattattaaatgttattatatttcataattaaatatggGTACATACacattagaaattaaaaggCTTTGTTACTTCCAATTCAATATTTGAGTacttgttataaatattttaaatatatcgatatatatacatatactaacgatttattcgatatgaaaaattcgattatacTTTGATGATTTAGGTCGAGTGatacattttttcataaaattatttcccgtacgaaagaaatattgtactaaaatattttgtatccTTACATTATTGTAAACTTCgttataagctgaaatatgtaaattgtTCAAATGTTAGGTACTTCATGAGGCTTAAAAACAAAGAGATTGGATTTACTGGCTGGGATACAAGACTGAGCACCTCGCATCTTTAGAATAATATTGGcaagatataaaaatgaaaagattacatatatataaatttagaaaataataatcggaaACAACTGTTAACGTTTTAGAAATCGTTTAAATGCCCGATCATTCTTCTGTTATATTGTAGAAAAATGTACAAACCTCGTTGcattacaataatattgtgtatgtatgtgcgcgcgcgtgtgtgtgtattatattagatactgtataatatatatatacacatatatattatacatatcagCTACGAACGATGGTTACAATGAATAATtagtgatattattttattttatatatatattacatattaagtccattataatctaataaagtttatattttttgatatcaacgaatacgattaatttatataacaaagtatatatatattatctaaaatatcgatttgaaCTGAAAACACTAAACACATAACGAAATACAGAATATTATCTGccttaaatattaaaataatattaatacatcgacatttttatcgttataaatattgcAAACTTCTAACATAAAcaacatgtatatacattgtatTATTCAATGATCTACAGCCTAAATAACTTATCGgttaaagaagtaaaaaaactGATATCCTTGGGTTTTGATTATCACTTACGTATAGTTTTCTTATACGTATCGTTTATCACATCGCGTAACATTTTAAATTAACGTCATTTATCCTTATTGTTTCAACAGTTCCCGTTATTTAATCGTTTCACCATAATGGTATATATTCAGGTACCCAAGTGTCTCCAAGGAGAGAAGAAACCTTGGCTGTCACATCCAAGACATCCAATTCTGAATCTTCGATCAAAGATGTCTCCCGGatataaagtatttttaaacgttCGGCGCATAAGGTAACAAATTCTAGAAGACCTGCACAACTATatgataaagaattattagaaCAAAATTATGCTCGAACTATTTtcataaagaaatatcgacGTTAACAATTTTAGTCATTATCGTATTACCTAATTTCACAATCACCCAAACCAATGGCATTAAGACGAGGACATCCTTTAGCAACATTGATTAAAACATCGTCGATAAGGCCAGGTCCGTAAGCAGCTATAACTAATTCCATTAATCGCGGAAAGTAACTGTGAATTCGCAATGCCACCGATTGCGAAGGCGCTTCTCCAAAATATAAATGCGTCACTGGAATATGTGACGTGAAAAGGGATTCATGTTCTTCATCGGTTATGTAAGACAATCTAAAGATAAAAACGATCGCttatatcaataatacatTACTTAATATAACTgtgattttcattatttcgttttctaagGTCATCAACGAAGATCGAGaatgaaatgatataaaaatatacattgatCACTCACAGAACGAGATTGATATTTGGAAACCGATCAGAAAAGGTCGTCCACactttttcatcgataatagGAAGTGGTCTTGTTTCAGAATGTATTTCTATTCTTAATGTCTCCAAATTGACTTCTTCTTCGGTGCACAAAGCCATCAGTAAATCGTCGCTCAATAAAGAATAAGACATGGATAATTCGCGAAGACACCGACAGTGATTCACCAATGTAAGTATatctgaaaaattattttgttattttctttttcttttctaaattttttaaattattccgataaatcgtaattttttcttttttcatttaaatctaaaaaaaagaagaaagaaaaagaaaaaaatagaacttACCTTCTGGCAACAAATGCGGCGATCCTCTGATCCTCAGAAGTTGAAGACTCTTCGTTAACGCGTTGTCCTCGACTTCTCGACGTTCCTTCCTTTGCTCTACCGTTGTCTTCTCGTTCGACAATGTCAACGCAGTATTGAACCCTTCACTGTCGATATCGAGGTACGCCGATTTCGACGTACTTATCAGTGCCAACATCTATCAAATCAATTCGCAAAATGGATGAATTAAaacgtgaaagaaataaaagaaaaagaaaagaatcgtagaaacaataatacgaataaaattataataactaaATTTTCTacctttgaaatatatttcatcgaacaaatttttcttctttaatattataaaaaaaaaagaaacaaacgaacaaacaagcAAACGTTTGTAGAAAcgaaactaaataaatatatatatatatatatatgtatattcaagcGTAAAAACGAGCGAAACTTCAGTCACGAAGAAGGAAGACAAGTCGAAGATTCTTGTCGTCGCAAAGTGGCAAAGTCTTTTCAGCAACTACCTAGGAAAGATCAAACACCGAGAAAAAGCGAAAGGAGGATTGGAAAGGCACGTAATCATTGTGTAAGTTCACCATTGATCTCAATTTGTACAGGGGATGAAgtcaagaaaagagagagagagaaagagagagaagaggaggggaAAGAAAGGAGTTTTCTACTTagggaaaaaagggagaggggACCGGTTTGACCGCTGCACGTGAGGATATGGACCAAAGAAACACTATTGGCCAAGTATTTTACTCTGGTGTTAGTATGAGCGAGAAGGTACTTACATATGGTAAAAGTACTGCAAAACGGGTCAGGGACTTGTCGGAGTATACTAACAGCAAGAATCTACTAGGGCACTCACGTGCTTCTCTTCGCCGCTCACGTGTACGCTCGTTTTTGccttaagatattttttatacgatccCTTcgttatgttttatttatttttcgaataacgAATTGCGTAAAAAAActacaaaaatatttgtgatctattacttattttgtgtgtgtgtaatatgtgtatatatgggtatatatatatatatatatatatatatatatatatatatatatatgcaaatatgcatatacgtgtatgtgtgtttatatatatatatatatatatatatatatatattgtatataatatatatatatatatatatatatatatatatatatatatatgtttagtaaatcattattatataattgttttctttttttttcgtcataGATCGCTCTtgatatttaatcgataaatataaaaagaaaaataattgtgtGTAAATAATCAAACTAAACAGTAGGAGAAATCGTTCTAATTCACGTCCCTGACACGGATACGCAGAACCTGTATCGACTCACGTGTATGAAAAGCGATTTAGTCGGGACCTCAGTAAAAGGTATTCGGAGTAAAAGCTATAGTTAAATACTTGGTAGGAAGTAAATGGAATTCACGATACGATATTCATATTCTTGGATATAGGTGTCTGGGAAAAAAGTACGTGCAGATATTAAAGAGCGTAAATCATTGCATTACTTgtaattttgtttgatttcAGAGTCCGTAAGTTTCTCCGCTATTGCAGTTAAATAAAGGTGatacgacgaagaaaatacaccgttcgtttcgttccaaaatatctttgaaattGCGCAAGTATCtttcacattttctttcttcaacatGGTTTAGAAACTTTCTCTAACACCTgcaaaaaagatattgtttcTACAATCAATATATTCAATGTATGTATTCTGcaatacacatatttatttatttaattataaattatttttatcattaacaaTAAATTGTCTATTTCgtgtatgaaataaaaatataatcgatgaataaaaatattaatactttaGATATTAGTTATCGAACgtaaattatcaattattttaacatatcTGAGTAAATCTGAGTTTGtcgagttattaaaaaatcatgattatttatgaaatgaaataaaaatgtattatgtatCGAATGAATTATTCATTAGCGTTAGTATGATTtccgtatatacatatatattgaatataaaaggCTACTAACAAGCACGATCCTTTGATTTACGGCTCTTCGATACATTTGACATTTAAGTTTAACTAACTAGCTTGCATATACGAGTTTGGAATTGTGTtatgaattttcttcgatggaTACTTCGATCATGTAATTTTGCAATTTTATACAACACATTGTAGAGATATTTTTCAGTCAATTCGATTGATTCAATCTACTCTATTCACACATCGATCCGTCATATTctatattaagaaaatgatttgTTTTCCTACTGCGAAGTtcttacattatattaaatataaattaataacacatttacatatttctgttgcttttttttttataattagaaaagaaagtgaTATTTTATGACCTACGATAccataaaatcaaaattacaTCAAAAATTTGCAAAAGATCTAGTAAAAA harbors:
- the LOC127062788 gene encoding transmembrane protein 185A isoform X1, whose translation is MNLQTLFQDFNPSKFLVYSCLMIFTALFALRLDGFIEWSYWTIFSPIWFWKGMVILGATIGSYVWWRHPHSRLEGDAYVHYKAMLITLALHLILLMFELLVCDKLESDRHLWILVFIPLIFISVVSIAVCIWAVKHDRSFELELFCAVNVLQFIFLALRLDGFITWSWEVVFVPLWALLCLSLVAVLYAIVFAAVLLRTPQINARQRRTSLNSALAYTFLVVPILVFQVLLANKLDGDISLNYTTVAMPLLISHMTLIFMSFGAKGGNRWWFGIRKDFCHFLLSLCPLLQEYGNISYQPRGDQDQPPSEPMVSEKNEKHIKKIDLTKPVVPIISIDIPD
- the LOC127062788 gene encoding transmembrane protein 185A isoform X2 codes for the protein MIFTALFALRLDGFIEWSYWTIFSPIWFWKGMVILGATIGSYVWWRHPHSRLEGDAYVHYKAMLITLALHLILLMFELLVCDKLESDRHLWILVFIPLIFISVVSIAVCIWAVKHDRSFELELFCAVNVLQFIFLALRLDGFITWSWEVVFVPLWALLCLSLVAVLYAIVFAAVLLRTPQINARQRRTSLNSALAYTFLVVPILVFQVLLANKLDGDISLNYTTVAMPLLISHMTLIFMSFGAKGGNRWWFGIRKDFCHFLLSLCPLLQEYGNISYQPRGDQDQPPSEPMVSEKNEKHIKKIDLTKPVVPIISIDIPD
- the LOC127062791 gene encoding F-box/LRR-repeat protein 3-like; translated protein: MLALISTSKSAYLDIDSEGFNTALTLSNEKTTVEQRKERREVEDNALTKSLQLLRIRGSPHLLPEDILTLVNHCRCLRELSMSYSLLSDDLLMALCTEEEVNLETLRIEIHSETRPLPIIDEKVWTTFSDRFPNINLVLLSYITDEEHESLFTSHIPVTHLYFGEAPSQSVALRIHSYFPRLMELVIAAYGPGLIDDVLINVAKGCPRLNAIGLGDCEISCAGLLEFVTLCAERLKILYIRETSLIEDSELDVLDVTAKVSSLLGDTWVPEYIPLW